In Parabacteroides timonensis, the genomic stretch TGAATACAAACTTATCTGTTTTGGATGCAGTCAGTGAAGAAATTAATAATAGTATTTTTAGATTGGGACATGCTACCATGGGATTATCTGCAGCTTTGATCGGTTCAGGTATGGCATTCAATTATACTTTATTTAAGGAGATTATGCTTTCAATAAATGCCGTAGGAGGATTCGACAGGGCATTGGAATTGTCTTTAATAAAAGAGGGTGAAAAGATTTATTACTTACAGGATGTTGATGTATTGGATGAGAAAGTTCAAAGCCATGCAAATTTTTCTGATCAACGGCGCCGTTGGTTATCGGCCCAGTTACACTATTTGGTGGAATTTATAGCAGACGTTCCGAATGCTATAAAAAAAGGTAACTGGGATTTTTGTGATAAAGTCTTTCAACAAATGAGTATTCCCCGAATAATATTGCTGGGGGTAATTTTTATAATATCTTTAGTCTTCTCTTTTATCAAATGGACCATGGCATTAAAATGGTGGATATTATTCTTGATTCTGGTGTTAGCTCTATTTTTAGCTATTCCTAGAACCTTATTAAATAAAAGGTTATTTGTAGCCTTATTTGAATTACCCTATTCCTTTTTACTGATGTTTTGTAATTTGTTTCGTTTAAAAGGTGCTAATAAAAAATTCATCCATACATCTCACGGAGTAAAATAAAGAATCTATGTTTATCGGTAAATTTGAAAATAAAGGAGTCTTGCCACAAAAGTATTTGTCAAAGACTTATGGTCATATTATATATGATGAATCCTGCTCTGTTTATAAGACTAAAAAAGTTGAGATATACTTTTGGGGTGTTCTGTATAATAAGAAAGTCTTAGGGTATACATCTGACCAATCAGATGCCGAAGTGATTTCCGTGTTATATGAATTATACGGTTTGAAAGGATTTGCAAAGGCAGATGGATCATATACATTGATGATACAAGAAGGCAGAGACATTCTTATAGCCCGTGACCATCATGGGACGAGCAAACCGGTCTATTACACTGATCGTTATTTTGCCTCTTCATTATCTTTGTTGCAGGAAACAGATGGATTTATAGCTGAACCAGATTTTCAGGCACTAAGCCGTTTTCTTAATATAGGCTATATTGCAACACCTTTTTCAGCAATGAAAGGTATACATAAACTTGGTGGAGGAGAAATACTGATATATAAAGAAGGTAAACAGAAGGTAGAGAATTTGTATTGTACCGACGATATTATACCGGTTTTGAGTGATGGAGATCTAAATGAACTGG encodes the following:
- a CDS encoding glycosyltransferase — encoded protein: MVVLHWLEIILFVVAVLNVVYLLMFSIASHLHLERNSSLSSVTKRIAILIPAYKEDRVIMECVASCMNQNYPTDKYDIVVISDRMKEGTDQILLSLPVKLVNVHFENSTKAKALNFAMDQIGDLYDIAVVLDADNVIYADFLQNINNFFSAPGVRIVQAHRKAKNLNTNLSVLDAVSEEINNSIFRLGHATMGLSAALIGSGMAFNYTLFKEIMLSINAVGGFDRALELSLIKEGEKIYYLQDVDVLDEKVQSHANFSDQRRRWLSAQLHYLVEFIADVPNAIKKGNWDFCDKVFQQMSIPRIILLGVIFIISLVFSFIKWTMALKWWILFLILVLALFLAIPRTLLNKRLFVALFELPYSFLLMFCNLFRLKGANKKFIHTSHGVK